The Haladaptatus paucihalophilus DX253 nucleotide sequence TGAGGTAGGTCGTGACCAGCGTCCAGACGGTGATGACCGCGATACCGAGGGTCTGCATGGTGAACTGGGCGAGCGAGAAGCCCGAGACGGCGAAGACGGGAATGAGCCACGTCCCGATGGCACCCGCGCTCCCGTGGACACAGAAGACGCCGCACACGTCATCGACTTTGAGCGTATCGACGACCCAGCGGTAGACGAGCGGGACCTGCACGCCCGCGATGAGGCCGAGCGCGATGCCGCCGAACCACGTGACGTGCGGAACCGCGCCGGTAACGGCGACGAGGCCAGCGAGCAAGCCGTTGGCCGTGAACAGCGGGTCGGGCTTGCCTTCGAGGTACGTCGTCGTCAGCGCGGCGGCGACCGCGCCCGCACCCATTCCGAGGGTGGTGTTGAGCGCGACGCGGCCGAGCGTGGCACCCGCGAACTGGAAGGCACCGTTCTCTACGGAGAGAACACTCGCCTGCGTCCCGACGTTGAAGCCGTACCAGCCGAAGGCGAGGATGAACGTGCCGAGCATCACGAGCGTGAGCGAGTGGCCCGGAATCGGTACGCTGTTGCCGTCCTTGTCGAAGCGACCGCGACGGGGGCCGACCATGTACGCGCCCACGAGTCCGGCGATGCCGCCGAGCATGTGAACCACGGTCGCGCCCGCGAAGTCCATGTACCCGACGCCACCCGCGACGCCGAAGGCGGAGCCGACCGC carries:
- a CDS encoding ammonium transporter, with the protein product MVDLNAIASGVNSVWVLTVSFLIFFMQPGFAMLEAGQVRAKNVANVLMKNMMDWCLGVLIYFLVGSGIAFIAGGLTSSGGFSLASAFAYVNNPDDWVNWLFGAVFAMTAATIVSGAVAERLKFKAYLFYSIALTAVIYPVVQGFAWGGGLLSAGGYLGQAVGSAFGVAGGVGYMDFAGATVVHMLGGIAGLVGAYMVGPRRGRFDKDGNSVPIPGHSLTLVMLGTFILAFGWYGFNVGTQASVLSVENGAFQFAGATLGRVALNTTLGMGAGAVAAALTTTYLEGKPDPLFTANGLLAGLVAVTGAVPHVTWFGGIALGLIAGVQVPLVYRWVVDTLKVDDVCGVFCVHGSAGAIGTWLIPVFAVSGFSLAQFTMQTLGIAVITVWTLVTTYLIFKLADVTVGLRVDEKEEHTGLDSSEHGIVAYPEFVESFDETGGGSPTGTADGPALADGGENK